The DNA segment ATCCAGCAGGAGGATGAAGACCTGGTTGCCTTTAACAAATGTCCTGTGGGTCTCCTCTGCTCCACTTTCTCTGTACCTTGTAGGGAGTCACTGTCAGCCCTCCTGTGAACAGATGGAGCTGGGTCCCACCAGCCCTTCTGGTGCCTTTGCACTCAAACGAGGTGTGCAGGAGGTATCAAGCAGAGCACCAGGAATGTTGAAATGCAGAGGAGAAGGCCAGTTCATCGTTATCTGTGAGTTTGTTACTCCTCTGCCCTTTGGTGCTTGAGACACCAAAGGATGCAGGGTGGCCAGGATTGTCAATCCCAGGTGCCTGAATACATGAATCAGTAAGAAATGTAAGAGGCAAACACTGCTGAAATCATCTATGAGAGCTCACCTGTGCATCATTTGTATATTAGTACCTTCTTGTATGTGGGTTATAAAAGCTCACtttattcaaatacatttttttgatTTTAACAACAAACTACCAAAGACAAAATGGTAAAGCCTTTAATTGGGTATGGCTTGAACTATACTAAACAAAAATCGCAGGGTGGAATATGATTTATAGTCAGTTGGTCCGTGTCAATATGTGTCCTCCTTGCCTCTTTACGGAAAAAGGATGCAGAAAGGTGGATCAGGTTTCGGCTGTTGAGACTGCTGAGAGGATGGGCAGACCCAACCCTGAGGTCCTTCATAAACCCATGTCTCAGAAGGGCACAGGTTTGATGCATGATTTCATGGTATGTCAAGGGCAGTGGGGTGTGCTGCCATGTGGTGGGCCGGACCAGCCCAATGGGGACCAGTGCATGCAACACCTGTCATGATGCTCTGGTCAGGTGTGTGCCACCACGGGTGCTCAGCAGGTCTGCTGCCCTCCCAAAGGGCGGTGGGGCATCCCTGTCAGGGATGCTCTCACCACCTCCTTTGTTAATGGGCTTCTGCTGAGCAAAAAGTAAACATGTTGCTTCTGGCAGGAGGATCAGTGACAGCAAGCAGTGGGTTTTGGCAAAACGCTGAAGCCCAAATCCGTCCATAATTTTGTCCTCAAGCTGTTCCATTAAGTCAGGatttctaattttgttttcattttgatacTGTGTTTATACTGAAAGGAAACCAAATCTTTCCAAGAGATACTGAGCAGGGCATCCCACAAAGGGAGCATCTGAGACCCTTTATAGTGTGCAGAGTGTAATTTGAATTCTGTGTAGATAGCGAGGTACATACTGTGGTATGAACAGGCAAGCGGAGAGTGGGGATAGCTGTGCACGATGCAGCGCTGCAGTCCCACAGGAAGGCATGCAAACAGCCCTGAGAAAAGTCTGTTGCACAGCCATCagcaggagataaaaaaaataagctagAGTTATCAGCCTCCTTTTCATGGCATTTCTTTATAGCTAACATACCATTTCCTGTACAGTTACACACATCATTGCATAGTGCTGTGAACTTAAAAGTCTTATCAGTACCCCAGTGGGAAGGCCCGGGTTATTTACAATAGGGCTTTTTTCAGTGTTGCAAGCttcttttcaattaaaacaaacagcacattaaatattaaatagataagtagggaaaatgaaattaattgatTTTCCAGCACTCACATAGAGTAGACAGAGGAAACTTAAGGCAATTTCACTGAGTTATATTACCTTCATTTCTGTACCTGAGGTGCATGAAACTTGTTTCAAAAACTGGGtaactgaatattttatatgCAGCAAAGCAACACtcttaaaaaccaaaacaaaacgACCCACAATAAACCCAGCACTTACATCagattgatttttattaaaGGAGAAATCTCATACAGCCACCACTGTTAACACCAATATTGAAAATTTACTTTAGTTTAAGTCATCTCCATGTTTACTTATGGTTTTGTGCAGTGTAGTCGGTCTACCtagtatttaaaaaaggaatcCAGGAACCACACAGCACCTCTGTGGACAACTTCAAAACTGTCTCTTGATCCCAGATCTTCGAACGTTTCCTCTTTTGAGGCTTGGGGACTTGGATCTTTTTCACCATGTCTGCTTACTCACATGGATAATATGTGTTTAGTGTAATACGTGTTCAACAGCCCTGGAATTGCCTCCTGGGTGAAACAAAATCACTTTAGAGGGTGCGGTGGGCAGTTGTGCTGTGACTGCACTGTACCTGGCAGCCAGCTATTGCCCAGCTGCAGGCTGTGGACGGGACcgtgaaatatttttaagtatatatatatacgttTGGGGTCTTCTTCTGTAGTGATCACATGCTCTAGAAGCAGGTGCTCTGGAGGTATGGAAAGGTATTCTTCCACctaggaaaggggagggggggggaagggggaccCACCCCAAGTACCTAAGCCTGGGTTGACAGCTGCACCTCATCTTTCTCTCCTTGTCCTTCCCCTCAGATGGTGGGACCCTTCCAGAGGCAGTGCAGGACTGTGAGCATCGCCAGCAGCACTTTCAGTGCTGCATATTTATAGATCCCAGACACCTATAGGATTCAGTGTGGGAAACAGTACTTTGACTATGCCTTAAAAAACCTCAGCCAACCCCACAGGCATTGCGTCAAAGTGTCTGATGGTGATAGATGAGCTCTTCTTCCACTGATCTCGATATTTCCTCTGCCTCCAGCcctgttgctttttaaagcagcagTTTTATTAAGTTTTATACTTTCATCTTCAGCAGTGATCTGTCTCTCTCCATGGGTCCGTACAGCATGCTAATCCCTCAAGTCTCTTATGCAGCATAATTTTCAGcttaatttttctatttctcaaTGTTAAATGGGTTTGCCAGGGGAACAGGAGGTCATTTCCTGTCCCCTCCAGGTCATTAATTCCCTACGAAAACACCGTGATCTCACGTTTCTTAAGGAAGCAGAAATATCAGGAAGAGCCAGTGTTATGTGCAAAAtactctgctgtgctgcagcagctggaggagcaaAGATGCTGGTGTACGCTGCAGAGACCAGTCATTTTAaatggttattttaaaaaagaaggagggagagattATATAAGAGCAGtggaaaatggcttttttattCCCTAAGAGAAACAAcgtctgttttttttcagcttgaatCTACTGAGCAGATCTCCTCATTGtctatatttttagaaataatttctcttctttttttttttttcactaaaacaaGACtggcacaatttttttttcatgctggtACTTGTCGCTTTCTGAACAAGAGATTCATTCCTGTTTTTTGGTGCTTGGGCATCTCTGCCTGTCTATAATCTGTCTCAGATGAGGCTgaacaaggaaacaaacaaaaaacccctcatCCCTGTATTTATGAGTGTTTTCTGCAGACCATTTCATGAGATGAGAAAAATCCAGAATTATTCTCCTTaagccagcagcaggaggggaaaAGACGTGACTCAtctgtttacttttaaaaatcctttttaagAACTCAAACACGCCTGATAAAGTATTAGCATTTTACCAAACCAGCTTCCATGATTAACTCCCAACATTTCTGTAGTCTTGTGCTTGCCATGGCATCTTGCTGCCAAGTCCAAGGATTTATGAGTCTCGGGAGAGACTGGGAGACTTCCCACTTCCTTGCCTTGGCCATTTTTTAGCCTttgtttgtggggtttggggtttttctccccttttgtCTGTCCCTTCTTAGTTTGCAGGTTTGTTGGCCCTACAAACATCTACACAAACATAGGTCATTTCTGTAAGTGCCAGACCCAGTCGGGCTCTTTGTGTGCTCTCAGATGCACCCCCAGGCTGGGCTTCCTCACCCATCCAATTTCGGAgtgctgctgccctccctgtCATCCCAATGCCAACGTGCCCGTGGCACATGGGACGTGCCTCACTCCTACCAGCCCAGCCAGCCAGGCGGCAGTGACAGCACACGTTTCCTTTGTAGGGAGCAGAATTCAGCTGCATGCAggtgaaaaatgtaaatttggGGTGCGCCGGTGCTTTCCCATGGTAACGGAGTTGAAACCTGTGAAGTTTCCATGGTGATTATGACTATGGCAGGATGCACTGTGCACTTCAGGAGAGGCACTGGTAGCACTGGGTAGAGCATCCAGCCCCCAGACTAATTCCGCTGGTGACGGCCCAACGGGCAGAAATTATTTGTCCTTCTGAATAGATGGGTGCTGTTAgttagctgcttttttttttcttcagaggaCGGAGATGTTGATCTTTTTAGGAAACAGGCTGCTGATTTCACCGTGATCATGAATGGAAACCACCTCTGCccttttttaattgctatttgCTTGGTTAATATAAAGGATTGAGCTgtcaaaataaatttgaaattgctttctttttttttttcttttaaattcttcgTGTCTTTTATAACTCAAGTGCCTGGTTCACATGACAGTCTTGATGGAGTTCTGTGACAGGGCAAACATCGGGGTTTGGCTTGGGTTTGCTCTTTTCtcagcacacacagagcagtTTTGGACATGCTGTACACAACACGCAGCACTCGCCTGCTTACCTTTAGTAAATCCAACTGGGATGAAAAAGGGATGAGTATTTTAGGGGAAGTGAGGACCCTTCACCcgcagcagaacatttcttagCCGtgatatttttagaaatatttgtttaggGGGCTTTTGTTGAGTTAAACCAGCACGCTGTCGCTTGGCTCTGCCCTGCACTGTCATTACGTGAAGCTTTGTTTAGAAATGTGAAAGGGACGGCTGAGTCCTTGTTTCAGCTGCGtactgggaggaggaggggtggctgcaggcagccctCGAGGCCTGTTAAATTATCTATGTTTACGGCTACATATAAGTTCCTTAAAACTCATCGTACAACACTCACGGATGTATGTATATCCAGCGTCTCTGTATATATACCACACCGTATTACGGAGCCGTTAGCCTGCAGCGTGGAAATGTTTAACagcttttcttgtctttaaaggcaattgcaaatattattttaaggaGGAGATTTATGCAGTGTCTGAAATATGTTTCTGGCTTGCAGGCTAAATTATGTCAGTGCTGATGCTCCTGGCAGCCCAGAGCCGCCACGGGTCCAACTGATGGCGATGTAGAGGTGGCGCCGGCAGAGCTCGAGAAGCCCCACAACATGGAGGAGCTGTACAAAGATGCCCCGAACCTGCCCATGGACGTCACCAGCTCACCCTCGGTGATGGCCAACAACAAGCTGGAGAACGGGGTGGCCCAGCTGATCACGGCAGAGGCCTGGAACATCAACTCATCTGACCTAATGAAGAAGGCTCTGTCCCCACTGGTGACTGTCCCTGCACCCTCCATCTTGACGCCGCCGGCTGAGTCGCAGAGCGGGGTGGCCCTGAAGGTTGCGGCCACAGTGCTGCAGCCCATCTGCCTGGGGGACAGCCCCGTTGTTCTGCCCATCCACCTGCAGGTAGCCGGCAGCGCTGCCCCACAGATGCCGGCCACCAACGCCGCCACCCCCTACGTCATGACCACCCAGGGCCCCGTCCCACTGCCCGTCCTCCTGGAGCAGCACGTCTTCCAGCACCTGAACTCACCCCTGGTGCTGCCCCCAGGGGCCACCTGCCCCGCCAGCCCCCTGCACGCCGGCCTCTTCCCCGGCACCACCACGCCCGTcgggcagccccagctcctggaCCCCAAGCCTTCTGGCCAAGCGCAGGAGCCCGTCCTGCCTCCCGTCTTTCAGACACCGGGGTTCGCCGCCGTCCTTCAGGACCTGTTTCCCTCCCAGGGCACCCTGGGCTCTGCGCCCTGCCAGCCACCCCCTGACTACGCCGCCCTCCCACCCCAGGCTTTCAGCTCACCCCTGTCTCCGCTGGTGCCCCCCGCCACGCTGCTGGTGCCCTACCCTGTCATTGTGCCCCTGCCCgtccctatccccatccctatccccgtccccatccccgtgCCTCATGGCGCTGACACCAAGGTGGCCCCCAACCCGCCCAAGCCACCACTCTTCACCCCCCACTCCTGCAAGGGCACCCAGACCCccctggagaaggaggagacGAAGCCCTTCGACCTCCTCCACCCACGAGAATTTCCCCAGCTCAGCCGCCACACTGTCATCAAGATGGGCAGCGAGAATGAGGCGCTGGACCTCTCCATGAAAGGGCCACCCGCGCTCCGGGCTGGTGAGGCtgccccaccaccaccacccgAGGATGGGGCTCTGGACCTGTCCCTCACCTCCTGCCGCAAGCCGGGGGGACCCCACGGAGAGGTGGCCAGTGTTAGCCCCAGCGCTGCTGCTGAGGCCAGTGCTTACCCTGCGCCGGACAAGCTCCCTGGCCCCGCTGCCACCTTTGCCCCCTGCAAGCCCCAAGAGGCATCGGGCAAGGTGGAGGGCAGGGGTGTGGGTGGTGGGTCGTCTGATCTTCTGCGGCAGCCGCAGAAGTGGCTGGTGGAGCAGGCGGGCAGAGCAGGCTGCGAGCCCAAGGCCGGCAACAACATTGAGATCGTCAGCACCTCACAGACAGCCAAAGTCATCGTCTCCGTCAAGGACGCCGTGCCCACCATCTTCTGCGGCAAGATCAAGGGCCTGTCGGGAGTCTCCACCAAaaacttttccttcaaaagGGACCTGCCCCAGGACTCGGTGCTGCAGTGCTACGATGTGAAGAGCCCGCCTGAGCCCCGGGATAGTGCCGAGGCCCTCAGGAAACCCGTCAAAAACAGGAGCGTaaagctaaagaaaatgaaCTCGCCGGAGATACATATTCTTCCAATCAAGAAACAACGGCTCGCTGCCTTTTTTCCAAGAAAGTAAATTATGGGTTTTTAGAATTTTAAGATTATtatgagaagaagaagaaaacaaattaataaaaaagatgCACTTGGttttaaactcatttaaaaCTTTAAACTATCTTTGTAAGTTATTtttgggggaagggggagaggatTGGATGTAGAGTCCCTATAAGCcgggttgggttttttttctgtttttttttttttgttatcagATTTTGACTTTTCATGGGAAACTGAATAAAAGCAACCTATTTTTCAAGCAGATTGCACATTTTGCAGCTTTAATGAAGTAATGGATGAGTCAGAGGGGTAAGAGCTATTTTCACTGCCGTAAAGTGCTTTGATGATGTAACTCTTCATAATGGTCAGAGgggaaatttcaaaataaatgtttgtacGTGCTAATTGGTTGCGGcattttcttgtcatttctGAATCACATTCAATGTACGAAGAAGGTTTGGCAAAGAGTGTAAACTGCAAAGCACTGCGACTGACTTGTGATGAGCCTAAAGcgttcagaaaaaaataaaggctaaGAAAAATTATACTGTCCCACAGCACTGTCAGAGAGCACATCACAACAGCTGCTAACGATGTGCCCAAATGTGCTTCCAGAGAAGCAAGAGCAAACGAGAGATACAGCCCAGTGCATACCTaacaccaccttcattgtgagAGGCCCATAGGAAACCACCTTAAAACGCTGTCAGTtatttaacagagaaaagacTAAAAGCCAGGGGAATTTGGTTGccagtggggcaggagggggaaggaaaagtgcATAATTTTTCCCAGCCTGACTAGAGATACATGGAAAAGTTGTTTATTACTAGTTTTCTAAGTTTCTTTGATGGCTGCAATCAATGCATATGAAAGAGCAGAACTCTGTGACTTTATTACTTGCCAGTGTAGAAGCCACCGACATCAATGGAGAAACGTGGAtgtacaattaaaataaaagctctggTAGGTTACAGTCTTGCATTTGTGTATGGAAATGAGCTGGAGATGCATTATTGTCTGTCAGCTTTTAAGTTCACACAGCTCACTTGTAAGAACCTGTCCCAATGGAAGGACGGACATGGGAGCAAGAAAAATTTTCAGTGGGCACTGCCTTTTTTGTGGCTATACTTGTAACACAGAAAAACTCTTTTCTGTTATATTTCAAATGACATATTCCCAGCACCACACCAGTGCTgtctaaataaaaaaagccattGTAAGCCCAGCGGTTGGATGGCATCACACGCTAACCGTGCCTCTCTTTACCTCGCTCCACCCAAGCTACTTCCAGGACTGCTTCTTGGACACTTTGGAGAAAGTTTTTGCAGCCATTTGTGTAATGAGAAGTGGCTTCAAGGGTTACAAGTCTAATCCCTTAGGTACCAGTTTCATGCCAAAACCTGTTGGAACTTCTGATGCCAACAGACCCCCATTTCACTCTTCCAAAGATGCATGTGCTTTAGGAGGGTAAGCAAGATGtaccatttctcttttcctgagcTGAAGGATTGCTGCCCTCTTGCTTAATATGAAAAGATGGGACTTTTGCTTTATCATAGCATCAAATACTGTCAAAACTCCTgctttttaagtatttttaaagccttttattttcccccaaGCTGGCAGAACTGACAACGTTTAGAAGACTGTGAAGCATTGATGGATTCATTAAAGTTTAGTCATCcgactgtattttttaaaatatttttttcttaattggaAATATTCTGCtactttgttttgttccttcCAAGAAACTGTGCTGATGAAATGTGTCATCTACTGGTTATTGCAGTGCAGAGGCTCAAGATTTTGACATCCCTTGGGACAGCTATCCCAGTTGTCACTGCCCCACTCTGTTGCAGCCTGGCCTGTTCCAGAGTGTCAAAAACCTTCTGAAAGTGTAGTTTTCCCCAGGGctacaacagatttttttgaaaagaaggaGGTGACAGCATTAGCTGCTGTCATTTTTACTTTGCGGTTGACAGAAGCAAGTGTAAAAGAATTTTCTGGgatgttttgagtttttttagaaaaaaaaaatgtgcttctcAGACTGGTGTTTAATCTGCTGCCCCAGCCGCTCCAGTTCCCACTGTCGCTGCGTGAGCATCATCccctgcagcatcctcagcaggcagagggaaggCATCCAGCTGATGCACACCCCTCCACGGGACGCCCCGTGACAGGCAGAGCAGCCCCCGTCGACAACACTGGCTGCATTTGCTGAggttttccttcccctgcttTGCAGGCCCTTGCTGGGAGCTAGTGGTGCTCCCAGGTTAACGTCAATGCTGAGGCTGTCTCCTGTCCCGCTCTGCACGTAGGGGTCTGGTTTAACTGGATTTAGACCACAAGCCCCAGAAACCCTGACAACAAATTAGGCTAAGTCAGCTTTATGCCATTATAAACCCACACAAGCCCTGTCAAAACACCCAATGCCTACGGGTGACTAATTCAGTTTAAAGCCAACTGGTACcattttttaaaggcagatCAGCCCGGCAGCCACACGGATGCATCCTTCCCCCAGGCCCTTATGAGAGCAACTGCAACCTGTCCTCTCTGAAACAGGGCTGAGGAAAACAAGAGCGGGCTCAAATGTCCTCGCATCCCCCATCGCCCTGACCAGGACCAGCTGCCCTGGCGTTATGGGGCCATCTCCAGAAGGACCCAGCCCTCTGGCACTGTCAGTCACCATGGATGTCCCCCACGAGGCTATACAGGCTGGAGCCAACTCCAATAGAAATGGATGGGCAAAGGGGGCTCATCCCCCCTGCGGCGCCTGGCCTTTCCATTGCTTAAACGGCAATGGCAGAAGGGATATTCTGAATAGCATCTTTCTGGGAAGTTCTTAGGGTAgctcctgcttcttcctctcctaACCTTTCATGCAAGGTCAGCCTTCAAAGCTGTACCATGGGAAGAGGAGACGCACTGGCATCTCTGCTGGAGCTTAAGTCTGTTGGGAAAACACCACTAAGTAGGGACCATTTGCCTCCCACCTTCTCTCATGTGTGAAGCATGAGACCTACATTCCATCATCGTGGGGGAGAAGCGGCCACAGAACAAGGTACTTAATTACACCACGATTGAGCATTTCTACCTCCACCCCCTCCTTGCCTCTAGCAGCAATTACAGATTTTGTATATTGGGCCATTAATTTTCTACAGGGCTACATTTTAACTGCTTCTGAAACTTCTGTATGAGGGGAAGGATGTGGAGCAGCACTCATGATATATGGAGCTTCCATTTCTGGTGGCTGTTAATGGAGACATTAACACCTCTTGTGAAGTTGAAGGCAAAGTCATTAAGCTGTAATGGTAGGAGGAAGATGTTTTACAATGATGAGTAtatgcaagaaagaaagaggaacagTTGCAGACTCTCAAGGGCACCCCTGGTTGGCTCCAAGCTTCCTTTGACTTTGGGTGTGGGCTTTTATtggaggggcagagggaagaggatttgctggggggggggggttaccttcccctctgctctcttCCCAACAGGTAGGGGCTTTGCAGGAAGCCAGACGCCAAATCCAAGTAGGTAGACAGGGCTGCACAGATGATGGCCGCAGTACACAGCAGCCTCAGTGTGGGAGAGCTCGGATGCACCAGCCTGGAGATTTCTTCCACAAGGCAGCAGGTCCCCTACGCTGCCCAAGACACCGTCCCCTGACCAGAGATGTACAACTGAGAATTCAACACACGGCGTCGGCTGTTAGAAACAGGAATGAATCCAAAAGAACAATGAGCCACTTCTCAGCCAGAGAACTTACCTGGACAAGGAGGGTTTTAGGTTGAGAGAACAGACTAGCAGTCAGGTAAAAAGCAGGCAATAATGAGCACAAGAGAAAGGTGGAGAATAAGAAGATGAAAGCAGGCAGTTGAAGCAGAGGTAAGAGCTGCCTTCAGGCCTGTGAGCATCACACCTATACAGAAGTTAGCAAGCAGCCAGCCAGAGGATGAAAGGGAGAAGCAAAGCTGTGGCCCTTGGCCAGGAACAGATgacagacagagaaaaggaaggtgtCAGCTTCAAAGACAAGGCTCCTGGGCCACTCGGCTTAGTGAAAGCTGGAAGAAAGGTGAGCACCGATTACTGAGAGGGTAAGGCTTTCTTGGGCTGAAGGCAGCTGAGAAGCAAGTAGGGGGGAGCACTGTAAATcaaatcacacacacagagcatgcAAAGCAGCGTGgccttccagctcctgctctgacACAGCAGATGATGGGGATGAGCGGCACCAAACCCAGCCtagggggaagaggagggaaaggcaaGAGCAAAGGCATCCATTTCTGCTTATCACAGGTGTAATATGTGTGACCTAAGCCCTCCTACCACCCACACTCCTATCCGCTAGAAAAGTGACCGGCCCACCTGATCGGTGCCAACTTTCCCTCTTTAACCACTTCTACCCATTTTCTACTCTACACTTCCTTGCACATCTGTGCAGAGGTTTGGACCACAGGGGTTCATTGAGCAGCTTCACCCAAAAGCTTTCAGGGGAAACTGGCTGTCAGAGAAGGGGCTGCCGAGCACCAAACGGAGTGATTCACAGAAGCCTGTGCCCCTTCACTTGCAGAGAGGCACCTCAGGACAGCGATCCAACAACAATAAGCGACTCATTAGTAGTCCTCATGAAGAATCATAGACAATGAAAATAGCATAAAACAACATTGCATAATATCCTGGTGCCAGatgttttagtttctttttgtgCTCAAGTTTATAAAAAGATGCCGAAGGGCTCAGTCAAAGACCTTGTTTTCCTCTGGCTAGGATTGGTTCCTGCCTTCCCGAATGCAGCCAGTGTGCCACTGCAACATTAGTGATGTGAATTTGTGcaatttgctgtttttttttttttttcactcgcCTTTCACTTTTTTCGaatgcttcctcctcctcttatttaaagttttatttctcttagaCTATACCACATACTCTTACTGCTGAAGTTTGCAGTTCAGAGCAGTCTGGGTCAGTCCTACTCACACAAGTAAATCCCCGAATTTTAGTGcggaaaacatgttttccacAGTTGTTAAAATTCTGGTATAGCAGCCCTGCTAGAAAATCCATTCTGTTGTTCAACCATCTGAAACATTCATGTTTCATGTTGGGGAGAAAAATTACTAATCACTAAAATATTTAGCGCTGCTTTGTGCCCAAATACTCCAAGCTCTCCTAGAATAGTAGCGTAATGTCCTGGATTTGAAATTATTAGGATACTTTCAAACTAAGAGGGGAAAATTAAAACAGGAAACAGCAAGGCACAATCTAATAAATTCAGGTAAAACATTAGTTTTCACTAGTAACACTGAACCACTGGTAACAGACACCTCACATCCCTGCATCAGCCTATGCCTGGCCCCCACCTTGCTTCTGAGATTACTAATGTTCCTCAGCCCACAGCTGTCTCAAAAGGGTCACATTTTCTACATTGTTTCAATATCATCCTTCCCACCACATCCTTGTCAACGGAGTTCCCATCTTACTTTCCTTGAGAACCGAAGATAAGCAATGTTTTGTCTTAGTCTGGCATCTGGCAGACCAAGGGTGCATCACTGTCACACAAAACAAGGAGGTGCTTCTTTCAGGAAGCAAGAAAACCCCTACAAGTCCCATCAGTTAGCATTGGAAAGCTATTAATTTTGCGATGCTTCTGATACACAAGtcatttcttgtttatttttaaacagaaaagcctACCTGCATTCAAAGGTATCAAGGTATCAAGTGGATTTTTTCATACTTTAAACTAATGTTTCAAAGTAAGTACCTTGAAAGCATGGTCCAGCATAAGAGAGCACATGCCTGCCCTTTAGAGATCCTCCACAACTCAACACGATGGCACAAAGCTGCCAGATTCCATCTTAAAGCCTGATGATGCATGTGCCATGGTCACATTCCAGTACTCATGTACAGAGGGGTAAGAGTTGGGTTCAAAAAGTccaacagaatatttaaatgctTGTTTGTCCACCTTTTACCAATTTAAACAAGAGCTATGCAACAATGCTCCAGCGCTCTAAACATGCAACAACAAGGATCTAAGAGAGCAGAAATATTCTCTATGGACAGACTTTTTGGGCTAGATATTCTGGACATCCGGACTTTCAAGCGAGACCCCTTGTGTGGTAGACCATGGAATGTCGCCAACATTTCTTGGTTAGTACAATGTGCACctgaacattttcttctaaatgccAAATA comes from the Cuculus canorus isolate bCucCan1 chromosome 1, bCucCan1.pri, whole genome shotgun sequence genome and includes:
- the RAI2 gene encoding retinoic acid-induced protein 2 gives rise to the protein MEELYKDAPNLPMDVTSSPSVMANNKLENGVAQLITAEAWNINSSDLMKKALSPLVTVPAPSILTPPAESQSGVALKVAATVLQPICLGDSPVVLPIHLQVAGSAAPQMPATNAATPYVMTTQGPVPLPVLLEQHVFQHLNSPLVLPPGATCPASPLHAGLFPGTTTPVGQPQLLDPKPSGQAQEPVLPPVFQTPGFAAVLQDLFPSQGTLGSAPCQPPPDYAALPPQAFSSPLSPLVPPATLLVPYPVIVPLPVPIPIPIPVPIPVPHGADTKVAPNPPKPPLFTPHSCKGTQTPLEKEETKPFDLLHPREFPQLSRHTVIKMGSENEALDLSMKGPPALRAGEAAPPPPPEDGALDLSLTSCRKPGGPHGEVASVSPSAAAEASAYPAPDKLPGPAATFAPCKPQEASGKVEGRGVGGGSSDLLRQPQKWLVEQAGRAGCEPKAGNNIEIVSTSQTAKVIVSVKDAVPTIFCGKIKGLSGVSTKNFSFKRDLPQDSVLQCYDVKSPPEPRDSAEALRKPVKNRSVKLKKMNSPEIHILPIKKQRLAAFFPRK